The following nucleotide sequence is from Juglans microcarpa x Juglans regia isolate MS1-56 chromosome 6D, Jm3101_v1.0, whole genome shotgun sequence.
TTGGAAGCCAGTTGAGGGTAATTGAATTTGTCATTATTGTGGAACCACCTTGACTCTATCGACAAGTGACGCGGGCTCattgtttttatcatcaataTCTATGTGTCTTTTCAAagtaatctttttaaattggACTTAAATCACGAGAACATTAATTAATCTTAACCTTATAGAGATTGCAGTACGATGGCATGGTTTTTGCCTCCAAACTTATCCACATTTTGTAATCTAATGGTCCTGCATGCCTAtgacatatttttgcacgatgttTGATATGTAGCGCTCAACAAATTATGCTCATATTTgacatttattatgttttgtagtCAATACGACAATCCTTCGATTCATTTGACACGCAGAATATGCTGTTTGAGGAAATATTATTTACTTGAAAATATAGTAACTCTTTATTCAATTTTGTAGGCATTTTACGTAACCCCACAACAAATGTCATGgtaagaatttatatatttttattatttaacgtTTGTATTGCACGGTCTAaattcatgcatgaaataaagagaaatgataaaactaaaaaaaaaaaaaaaaaatcttagataGAGTAGAGTGTGTACTATGTTTTGAGGGAGTGAAATAATCTTAATGCGTGCAATCGATATAAaattatgagttttgctactcatcatctctacacactatatttttttttattattcttaaactaATCGAGttattatactcatcatccatacactacacaattaataagagaaaaaaattaaaaattatgtgaagtgtgtggtgtgaggataattagtagaatttttctagAGCTATACATCAAGAGAGCCTTATGTTTGtttggatgaaaaaaattggataatttttattttatttttgcatgaaCAGTGAATAAACataaaagttttataaatttttgcaTGTAGATCTCATCTTAGATGATGaatttataatacttttataatgTATGGAGATGTATTAAaagcataatttaattaaaataatggTCTTTTAATGAAGAGATTGAATATATTGAGAGAATGAATTTTATATGTTTGgaatgaaattgagaaaaaaatcttTACGCAGTTGAGAAatgttacatattatttatcttGCTCTCATATTTTAATGTGATATTATATCATTCATTATTTATGATTCAATCATTGGACGTAACCTAAAAGAATGGTGAGGAAACGAGATGGTTGATAAAATTCTTCAATATCCAAAGACGCGACTTATCTTCCGTAGTCCAAAAAGTATAAAGAAAATGCATAATTGGAGATCAGCATCTCTAAGAGGGTGAGGGAATCATTCCTCTTTAAGAATGGAAAGTGAGAATTAAATGTGGGACGTCAATAACCAATTTTCGATGGAGGGAGGGGATATAAAGTGCACCATTGattcatattgaaaaaaaaaaaagtaacaataaTAGAACAAAACATCACCCTCTactaaatacaaattttatccTCTTCATTATACACActacattaataatattattattagaatttttttatttttaaattagtagATAAAGAATtccatttatataatttataatttataagatttaaaatttatttttaaaattaatttatgatacATAAATCATGCCTAAAATAAACAtcttaaaataacaatattcggccaaataaaagagtacaatctttactattttttttttttttttttgtaatgatacccttctacattttttattactgctttattatttagttattttttttcctttgttttattaaatctagattaaaaatattataacatgattttttttgtataatttaaaagaaaataaatttaatcaaataatttaatcatttcaattaattaattttataaaaaccaGTTTTAAGGaagatcaatttttataaaattaaatttatttttgatcaaattaaatttatttttaattaatctaaatgATTAAGtaggttgattgaatttatttattttttattataaaaaaaagtaatattttaaaatttttaatctaaatttaaataataaaataatagttgaataataaaataataataaacaggTGTAATCATTACCTATATTTTTTTCCGCAGACTTTGTCGTGTTTTTCCAAATtctcgttttttattttttggttttaactTTAAAGTCTTTAAAATGCCTAAACATGACGCAGGGAGACAGTGATTAGTGGTTTCTATATAATTTTCGTAAAACCACGGTTTTCTTCGCATTTTCATAACACGCGTATCGTTGCTCCCGCAGTCCGTCGTTCCCACACACACACTGTCTCTCTTCGTCTCGTCTTCCCCCGCCGCCACCCCCCCCCCTCTCTGGTGCCGGCGGCTTCATGCACTAGGACTCTGCTATTGATAGCCGCCACGCACCAATCGTTGATCGAATGTAATTTGAAGGTAATATATCTTTTGCCCGTTACACCCTCCCCAAATCTCAGACCGTACGCTCTCCGATTTTGTTATCccaatctctccctctctctctgaagCGTCCTTTGATGTCAGATTTAGTTTCCCGTTCTGGTTCTGTTTGGTTTGCTGAGAAAGCGCGATGctttattgttgttattttttttttttgggttgagcTGAAACAGCTAAACACAGAGTCATGAATTCTGATTTCACTATTTCCTGCGTTTACTCGGCAACCGGTCGGAACTTAGCgtgcggtttttttttttttcctattttatttcgAAATTCTATGAGTTATAGAAGTTTGTTACACGTATGAGTTATATTAAATAAACCTGCAAgaaaactaattttttcttcctttcggGGATTATTTTGTACATGGGTTTGCTTGATTTCTTGTTTGAATCTTTGAGGGactgtgctttttttttttttttttttttttgtgaaaaaaaaaatgttccgactggattttatttttcattagaaAGCACCGTCTGGGAGTGCCCTGCTTTGGTGTGGTTCCATGAGATAAAAAAGATTGTAGTTTGTATTTAGGTGATTTCACTTGTTTTGCGTttctttgttgattttttgggtaTGTGCTTTGTGGTTTAATTTCTCTCGTACATAAATTGTATATGTTTCCCTCTTTTATTGCTTTATATATCATTACAACCTTTCAGATTTTACCGTTTGGACTTATGATCATGTTAGTttagaaaatgttttaatttaatttaccttTTATTTGGTCACCGAGAATACTGAGATGGAAAAAATGGAGTATGTCTCAACTCGATTTGGTTTCTGGGTAATTACCAACTCATCCTACTGAGCCTAGTGGTTGTATCAGGatgttaataattatatttgtatgaTCTAAAAGTGCTTTGTTGGTGTGTGCTAGATGATggggagagaggggggggggggggggtggggggtcgTCCTCTCGACCAGATATATCGAGTATATAACAAAAAACGTAATGGTCACTATACGAGGCTTGTGTTTGGACTCGTTGTAATGGCATCATTCTGTGCAAAAACTGAGTTCAATCATTTGTTTTAGgctgcatttgaatgttgaattgagttgagttgagatgaaagttaaataaaatattgtttgaatattatttcttaatattattatgattttgagatttaaaaaagttgaattgtttattatattttgtgttggaatttgagaaaattgtaatgattagataagatgactTGAGATGAGTTTGCTTAGTCAGATATTGTAGGGTTATAAGAATTTATCctttatttgtgttttttttttttttaagaaaatatttattatcatttttatcattatccTCTCAACATTTCTTGATGTGACATCAAATGATTGTTCGATGAGGGAATATAGCAAATAGTTTCCAATCAATTAATACCACATCATAAGATGGTGGGAGGATGATGGTAAAATGGACGGTAAATAGCATACACTTTTTTTAATCCCGACGCTAACCTTAAACGATGGCAGGAAAATGGAGACTTGGAATTTCTTGCTTCTTCAATTTACCTTCAGTTATTTGAGTTCCTCAGTCTACAAATTGCTCAACTTGATCCTGTCtcatctaatattttttctaaatttggtTATGCAGTTTAGGCACTACGGAACAGAAATTTTTTACCTTTTCGTCGGGCTCAGTTTTCCATTTTTCAAGTTTTCACTGGTAGAAGAGAGGCATATTTGTAGTCTTATTGTTCTATTATTTATGACATGTCATATCTGAGTTGTCATACCgacacaaaatcaatatttgcttTTGTAATAAGTATCTTTCCATTTTCTCTGTTTGTAATCGTATTTCttgtttacctatcaaaaaaaaaaaaaaaaaaatcatatttcttgTCTGTTGGATGTCTTTGAAAATATCACACACCTTTTCATTTTGTAATTATCTATATCATTGGGTTTTCCCATTCTGATTATCTGATTTGTTCCCCTTAGGTATTCAGGGTCATAGGCGCTTTTGCTGCCGGCTATTATCAGTTCTTGCTTTTTCCTGGCGTAATAAAAGAGGTTTGCTCCACTTTATTTCTTCTGAAATCAAATTTCTCATTCACGAACTTGTACTCTTAAGGTACTATTTTGAGCTGAACATAGTCTATACTGTTAAAGATagcaaaaaaatttgaatttttttaaaaagaaatggtgAACAAAACATGGCCAATAATGTTTTAATTGTCTATTTTCTTACTAATAAAATCctctattttcttaaatttcttgCAAAGCTCATTTCTGGACTTTTACTTATGAAAgtagttttgtttgtttataacttatcaaaaaaaaagaaagtacttttgtttattgtcttgatttccaaaggaaaaatacaatgagataaaaaaatattttgtatgtcTGTTAGATTCTTAGACCAACCACTTCAGTTGCCCTGCCTATGACATTCTGACACCTTTAAGTCATCTATGGGTGTAACAGTCTACTTTAGGAACCGGATATCTAGGACTATTCTTCGGGGCCGGGTTTTGGCCCGGCCCGGAACCCGGGTTGCAAAACCCGGGTTTACAACTTGGTACctgggtttttatttattttttgaatgttttgattcaTGGGTTTTCTTTGTATCCCATATTTCGCACGGCCTATGTGAAATTAAGTTAGTGCACCATATCagttccaatatatatattaataacaattaagTTTATCATGTGTAACTTCCACTTgatagttataaatttttttattcatgtgcCCACACATAATCTTGTCGGTTATGGTATTTTTTTagagtataaaattataaacaaccaaacaaattaaacaaaatataaagatgGGCAGATCAGTTTTCCTTGGAAGCTGCTTTGATGGTGGACAAAGTTAATTTATTGGTTTTCATGAGTTTGCaccattttatatatactaattattctgcaattaaattattaaatatatatacctctgttgtttataaataataattaatcgatGATGTCTACAGCTTATACGTACATAATAAGATTTGAATCTAAGCTGCATCGATCTGATCTACGTTGCTTGCCAAAGCATTGTGATGGGTCAGTCCCTTTTTGTACAATATTATGATTGTAACAGGGGAAAAAAAACCCGGTTACCTGGAATCTGGGATTCATCCGGGTTCTGGCCTGGGTTTGAAacctggatgaacagtcctTCGGATATCTGCAAAATGGGgaagaaaacaaatttttgaaGTAAATTTTTGATCTTTTCATTGCCTCTTAGGATTATGCCGTTTGATTTTCCATCATTTATTGTATATTTACCTAAAGTAAGATGGAATTCACACATGAAATTTTACGCTATTGAGAATTTTAGCATGAGTGAAGCTGTCCTAATTTGGTGTATGCCTGAGGAACCCAGATTCTGTTGTGATTATTCGCTACAATTTCTTAATCTAATGACATGATCTCTGGAACAGGATGACTGACTGCCATCATGTTGTAGTGAAGAAATCAAGTCAAAGCAAATTCATCTTCAATTGTTCCAACTGATCAGTTGAGGCTTGCGTTAAACTTTGCTTTAGGAAATGGATCGGTGTGACACATCAGGATTTGTTAGTGGGGGAGTGATGGACTCTTTTAGTGACCTCTAACCCTAATTTTGAAGCTAGTTTCTTCACCCGGAAGTCAGGCAGACTGTTCTTTTGCAATTGAGATTTGGTTTGGTAGCATCGTAATAGCTTTTATTTCATGGACATGAGGTTCCGGAACTTGGGGTTTAATGCAAATTATTCTTCTAATACAttcaagattttgggaaattCGGTGCAAGTTGGTGGAGCTGGAGCTGAATATGGCACAGATACTGTTTTACGGCTTGATTTCCCTGGGTCCTCCGTCCCTTACATGCCCACCTCAAAGGGAATCAAAAGGAAATGGGGTTTGATCAATCGGACTATGGGGCCGCAGGTTGGCTCTTCACTGTCTCTTGGGCTTGGCCGTTCACCGAGTTCTTCAGACAGCAAGGGCAGTTCAGCAACTGCTTTTACGACAATGTCTTCAGCCAAAGAGACAGATGAGGAGTCCTCAATGGATCTTGAATTGGACTTCTCGCTCCATCTTGGTGGTGAGAAAATACCCAGCTCGAAAGAAACCACTTGTTCAAATTTGGAAACCCTGGAAATGCCACCCAAGGTTGACTTGGAGTTAAGTCTCTCCACTGTACCTTCTGAATCCGAGATCACTAGTGTTCATCCAGGTTCAACTCCACTTCAATTGGGCATGAAGATGCCACAAAGTGTTGGTGGGAGCCAAAATGGTGATGAGGAATCAACATCATCTCGTTGGAAACTGGGGATTATTATTCCTCCTTTGCAGACTCCAGTGAAGACAGGGCGTATTGTTGTTTTCAATCAAGTTCCCAAAAAAATTGATCAAACTCCTGTTATTCCAGACCTCTCACCAATTGTATTAACAGCACCGAAAAGCTCAGTCACCTGCACTTCCGGGATAAtacagcagcagcaacagccACAACATCGTAGCAGTAGTTCTAAGACATGCCAAATTGAGGGGTGTGTAAAGGGAGCCAGAGGTGCTTCTGGCCGTTGTATTTCTCATGGTGGCGGTCGGAGGTGCCAAAGAATTAATTGCGACAAGGGAGCTGAGGGTAGGACTGTGTACTGCAAGGCCCATGGGGGTGGTCGACGATGCGAATTCTTTGGTTGCACAAAGAGTGCTGAAGGGCGCACAGATTTCTGTATTGCCCATGGTGGTGGTCGAAGATGCAGTCAAGAGGGTTGCACTCGAGCTGCCAGAGGTAAATCAGGATTTTGTATCCGGCATGGTGGTGGCAAGAGATGTCAAAGTGAAAATTGCTCAAAGAGTGCAGAGGGCCTCTCAGGTCTTTGCATCTCACATGGAGGAGGCCGACGATGCCAAGCATTAGGATGCACAAAAGGTGCACAAGGGAGCACAATGTTTTGCAAGGCCCATGGTGGTGGAAAACGATGTACGGCACCAGGGTGCACTAAGGGTGCTGAGGGGAGCACGCCTTTTTGCAAGGGCCACGGTGGAGGGAAAAGGTGTGCTTTCCAAGGTGGATCATGTACAAAGAGTGTGCATGGAGGAACCAACTTCTGTGTGGCACATGGGGGTGGTAAGAGGTGTGCTGCGCCAGAGTGCACAAGGAGTGCAAGGGGAAGGACAGATTATTGTGTTCGTCATGGTGGGGGGAAGAGATGCAAGTTTGAAGG
It contains:
- the LOC121234170 gene encoding uncharacterized protein LOC121234170 produces the protein MDMRFRNLGFNANYSSNTFKILGNSVQVGGAGAEYGTDTVLRLDFPGSSVPYMPTSKGIKRKWGLINRTMGPQVGSSLSLGLGRSPSSSDSKGSSATAFTTMSSAKETDEESSMDLELDFSLHLGGEKIPSSKETTCSNLETLEMPPKVDLELSLSTVPSESEITSVHPGSTPLQLGMKMPQSVGGSQNGDEESTSSRWKLGIIIPPLQTPVKTGRIVVFNQVPKKIDQTPVIPDLSPIVLTAPKSSVTCTSGIIQQQQQPQHRSSSSKTCQIEGCVKGARGASGRCISHGGGRRCQRINCDKGAEGRTVYCKAHGGGRRCEFFGCTKSAEGRTDFCIAHGGGRRCSQEGCTRAARGKSGFCIRHGGGKRCQSENCSKSAEGLSGLCISHGGGRRCQALGCTKGAQGSTMFCKAHGGGKRCTAPGCTKGAEGSTPFCKGHGGGKRCAFQGGSCTKSVHGGTNFCVAHGGGKRCAAPECTRSARGRTDYCVRHGGGKRCKFEGCGKSAQGSTDFCKAHGGGKRCSWGHPGSEYLSQSSGPCNSFAKGKTGLCTLHSGLVQDERVHGGVTLGPMILDPKLIQPGKEVITGDMNVDAWKIGTGTGTLAGRTKSDLNQYGVPTAQISAGEGNLSSMPVYLPEGRVHGGSLLALLASGSGLGSRSGKGVVVTSSEPMESYIMPHGWM